In Curtobacterium sp. MCPF17_002, one genomic interval encodes:
- a CDS encoding universal stress protein → MAEDIRRIVVGFDGSDQATAALDRAVSLAEVLGARLEILTSWRWPLTWSTAPVANTWSPLHDAEEIRQHAVELLERRASPDLDVIARTVEGGAAEVLLGAAADAGLLVVGSRGRGGFRGLLLGSVSAACVQQAACPVLVDRGEESGSGGLGASGGLGASGGLGASGGAIVVGVDGSPESGRALRFAVVLARHLGHRVRAVTTWQWPAALNRDEPPFDHWSPEQDALATASSALDAAEDLIDDDVTVTSELVEGRPAEVLLEAGRDAALLVLGSRGLGGFRGLLVGSVSQECAQHAACPVVVHRS, encoded by the coding sequence ATGGCAGAGGACATCAGACGGATCGTCGTCGGGTTCGACGGATCGGACCAGGCGACGGCGGCCCTCGACCGTGCGGTGTCCCTCGCCGAGGTGCTCGGTGCGCGGCTCGAGATCCTCACGTCGTGGCGGTGGCCGCTGACGTGGAGCACGGCCCCCGTGGCGAACACGTGGTCGCCGCTCCACGACGCCGAGGAGATCCGTCAGCACGCCGTCGAGTTGCTCGAACGCCGCGCGTCGCCCGACCTGGACGTGATCGCCCGGACAGTGGAGGGCGGCGCAGCAGAGGTCCTGCTGGGCGCCGCGGCCGACGCCGGACTGCTCGTCGTGGGGAGCCGTGGCCGCGGCGGGTTCCGCGGGCTCCTCCTCGGTTCCGTCAGCGCTGCGTGCGTCCAGCAGGCCGCGTGCCCGGTGCTCGTCGACCGTGGCGAGGAGTCCGGGAGCGGCGGGCTTGGCGCGAGCGGCGGGCTTGGCGCGAGCGGCGGGCTTGGCGCGAGCGGCGGGGCGATCGTCGTCGGTGTGGACGGCTCGCCGGAATCGGGCCGTGCACTCCGCTTCGCCGTCGTCCTCGCCCGCCACCTGGGACACCGGGTCCGCGCGGTCACGACCTGGCAGTGGCCCGCCGCCCTGAACCGCGATGAACCGCCCTTCGACCACTGGTCCCCGGAGCAGGACGCCCTCGCCACCGCGTCCTCGGCGCTCGACGCGGCCGAGGACCTCATCGACGACGACGTGACGGTCACGTCCGAACTGGTCGAGGGCCGTCCTGCGGAGGTCCTCCTCGAGGCCGGCCGTGACGCCGCGCTCCTCGTGCTCGGCAGCCGCGGCCTGGGTGGTTTCCGGGGGCTGCTGGTCGGTTCCGTCAGCCAGGAGTGCGCGCAGCACGCGGCCTGCCCGGTGGTGGTGCACCGATCCTGA
- a CDS encoding EthD family reductase, with product MTTKITLIIDNPADPAAFEQAYPALQDAAAQLPELRRLEAGKVWPKEDGTPTPAHRTLDLYFDSYDDASAAVAGAEAGALFGQLGATGATFTGLFSDVEQA from the coding sequence ATGACGACCAAGATCACCCTCATCATCGACAACCCGGCCGACCCTGCTGCCTTCGAGCAGGCCTACCCGGCGCTCCAGGACGCCGCCGCGCAGCTCCCCGAGCTCCGCCGACTCGAGGCCGGCAAGGTGTGGCCGAAGGAGGACGGCACGCCCACGCCCGCCCACCGGACCCTCGACCTGTACTTCGACTCCTACGACGACGCGTCGGCCGCGGTGGCCGGCGCCGAGGCCGGTGCCCTCTTCGGACAGCTCGGTGCCACCGGCGCGACGTTCACCGGACTGTTCTCCGACGTCGAGCAGGCCTGA
- a CDS encoding histidine kinase, with the protein MAPADPRARRTGARDGARTGTGARRVDVRIAVVTALVALALALGLPPLDAADPDGTGTVYPALGGAAWNLLALGVLAQSAVLLGARRAPRTTLLVVAAIPIVVALLAPTALFGLTALPVVVAVVLATLRVPLARLWVPLSVAAVLVVVGSGTSWAITSGAFRTGVGQGLAASLGQGVLQAVGAVGLPLVVALLVRSRREVRTARTAEASAVDREHDARVEAAVSRERAAMARELHDIAAHHLSGIALMSAVIDRQIDTDPDSAHDGVRQVREQSTAVLDDLRRLVGLLRDDAPAERTVETVAGIVDLVERARLRTAVDLDVRPGDHPLADGIGPLTQLAAYRTVQEALANVALHAPGATCTVVLDDRDADRLEIRVENGAATVPAVGTSPAGGNGLRGMRERADLVGARLQVGPTATGGWVVTLVVDREARPASDATAAGPGVAR; encoded by the coding sequence ATGGCACCCGCTGACCCGCGCGCGCGACGCACCGGCGCCCGCGACGGCGCCCGCACCGGCACCGGCGCGCGACGCGTCGACGTCCGCATCGCCGTCGTCACCGCCCTCGTCGCCCTCGCTCTCGCGCTCGGCCTCCCCCCGCTCGACGCCGCCGACCCGGACGGCACCGGCACGGTGTACCCGGCGCTCGGTGGCGCCGCGTGGAACCTCCTCGCCCTCGGCGTCCTCGCCCAGTCCGCGGTGCTCCTCGGCGCACGCCGGGCCCCGCGCACGACGCTCCTCGTGGTCGCCGCGATCCCGATCGTCGTGGCCCTCCTCGCCCCGACCGCACTGTTCGGGCTCACCGCGCTGCCGGTGGTCGTCGCCGTGGTGCTCGCCACCCTCCGGGTCCCGCTCGCACGACTGTGGGTGCCCCTCTCGGTCGCGGCAGTACTGGTGGTCGTCGGGAGCGGCACGTCCTGGGCGATCACGTCCGGCGCGTTCCGCACGGGTGTCGGGCAGGGGCTCGCCGCGTCCCTCGGCCAGGGCGTCCTGCAGGCCGTCGGCGCGGTCGGACTCCCCCTCGTCGTCGCCCTGCTCGTCCGATCCCGCCGCGAGGTCCGCACCGCACGCACCGCCGAGGCGTCCGCCGTCGACCGCGAGCACGACGCCCGCGTCGAAGCCGCCGTCTCCCGCGAGCGCGCCGCGATGGCCCGCGAGCTGCACGACATCGCCGCCCACCACCTGTCCGGGATCGCCCTGATGTCCGCGGTGATCGACCGCCAGATCGACACCGACCCGGACAGCGCCCACGACGGCGTCCGCCAGGTGCGGGAGCAGTCGACGGCCGTCCTCGATGACCTCCGTCGCCTGGTCGGGCTGCTCCGCGACGACGCCCCCGCCGAGCGCACCGTGGAGACCGTCGCCGGCATCGTCGACCTGGTGGAACGCGCCCGTCTCCGGACCGCCGTCGACCTCGACGTCCGGCCCGGCGACCACCCGCTGGCGGACGGCATCGGGCCGCTGACGCAGCTCGCCGCGTACCGGACCGTCCAGGAGGCCCTCGCCAACGTGGCCCTGCACGCCCCCGGCGCGACGTGCACGGTCGTCCTCGACGACCGCGACGCGGACCGTCTGGAGATCCGCGTCGAGAACGGCGCGGCGACCGTCCCGGCGGTCGGCACCAGCCCCGCGGGTGGCAACGGACTGCGTGGCATGCGCGAGCGGGCAGACCTGGTCGGGGCGCGCCTCCAGGTCGGTCCCACCGCGACCGGTGGCTGGGTGGTGACGCTGGTCGTGGACCGGGAGGCGCGCCCCGCGTCCGACGCGACGGCCGCCGGTCCGGGGGTGGCCCGGTGA
- a CDS encoding allophanate hydrolase subunit 1, translating into MTLDVRPAGRSAVLVTFGSLADVVAFHAGLRAATVPGLTEVVSGARTLLVRFDPDRTDAARLRPELDRVTPVHDDPSGADPAPLVVPVTYDGEDLDAVAALTGMSRSALVAWHTGQVWTSAFCGFAPGFSYLTGSSPSLDLPRRATARTVVPSGAVALAGEFSAVYPRSSPGGWQLIGRTEVAMWSLDRDPPALAPAGTRIRFVETGPA; encoded by the coding sequence GTGACCTTGGACGTCCGTCCTGCTGGCCGGTCCGCCGTGCTCGTGACGTTCGGCAGCCTCGCCGACGTCGTCGCGTTCCACGCCGGACTCCGGGCCGCAACCGTCCCGGGCCTCACCGAGGTCGTCTCCGGCGCCCGGACCCTGCTGGTGCGCTTCGACCCGGACCGCACCGATGCCGCTCGGCTCCGACCGGAGCTCGACCGCGTCACACCGGTCCACGACGACCCGTCCGGCGCGGACCCCGCCCCGCTCGTCGTCCCCGTGACGTACGACGGCGAGGACCTCGACGCCGTCGCCGCGCTCACCGGCATGAGCCGTTCCGCCCTCGTCGCGTGGCACACCGGACAGGTCTGGACGAGCGCGTTCTGCGGGTTCGCGCCCGGCTTCAGCTACCTCACCGGCTCGTCGCCGTCACTCGACCTGCCCCGCCGGGCGACCGCCCGCACAGTCGTCCCGAGCGGCGCGGTCGCCCTCGCCGGCGAGTTCAGTGCCGTCTACCCGCGGAGCTCCCCGGGCGGCTGGCAGCTCATCGGCCGGACCGAGGTGGCCATGTGGTCGCTCGACCGCGACCCGCCGGCCCTCGCCCCCGCCGGCACCCGCATCCGCTTCGTGGAGACGGGCCCGGCATGA
- a CDS encoding CPBP family intramembrane glutamic endopeptidase yields the protein MTTQTEHRRTAGPDTPRRTGLRGVISRHPLASFATLALGLSWLAWIPYILSPHGLGVWDVHFPEFLGSAQFSGVLPGALLGPLGGAFLVTAIADGRPGLRRWVGRLWRWRVAWYWYALALVGVPALIVVTGLPFAGGQVQAPSLMALVALVPGLVVQLFTTGLSEEPGWRDFALPRLQERFGPLGAAAVLGPLWALWHMPLYFSDWGGWPDAHWTEPLVFALFTITFNVVITWVFNRTGESLPVVMLLHVGVNNTISTLWADMYPGMTAGTMMQGLAIVSTVAAVVLLVTTRGRLGYPRLVGSDDGTR from the coding sequence ATGACAACTCAGACCGAACACCGGCGCACCGCCGGCCCCGACACTCCCCGGCGCACCGGGCTCCGCGGGGTGATCTCGCGGCATCCGCTCGCCTCGTTCGCCACCCTCGCGCTCGGCCTCAGCTGGCTGGCGTGGATCCCGTACATCCTGTCCCCGCACGGCCTCGGCGTCTGGGACGTCCACTTCCCCGAGTTCCTCGGCTCCGCGCAGTTCTCCGGCGTCCTGCCGGGCGCGCTCCTCGGCCCGCTCGGCGGCGCCTTCCTCGTCACCGCGATCGCCGACGGCCGTCCGGGGCTGCGGCGGTGGGTCGGTCGGCTCTGGCGCTGGCGGGTGGCCTGGTACTGGTACGCCCTCGCGCTCGTCGGGGTGCCGGCGCTCATCGTCGTCACCGGCCTCCCGTTCGCCGGCGGACAGGTGCAGGCGCCGTCGCTGATGGCCCTGGTGGCGCTCGTCCCCGGCCTCGTCGTGCAGCTGTTCACGACGGGCCTGTCCGAGGAGCCGGGTTGGCGTGACTTCGCCCTGCCCCGTCTGCAGGAGCGGTTCGGTCCGCTCGGTGCCGCGGCCGTGCTCGGGCCGTTGTGGGCGCTCTGGCACATGCCGCTGTACTTCTCCGACTGGGGCGGGTGGCCGGACGCGCACTGGACGGAGCCGCTCGTCTTCGCCCTCTTCACGATCACGTTCAACGTCGTCATCACGTGGGTGTTCAACCGCACCGGCGAGAGCCTGCCGGTCGTGATGCTCCTGCACGTCGGCGTGAACAACACCATCTCGACGCTCTGGGCCGACATGTACCCGGGGATGACCGCCGGCACGATGATGCAGGGTCTCGCGATCGTGTCCACCGTGGCTGCCGTGGTCCTGCTCGTCACCACCCGTGGCCGCCTCGGCTACCCGCGCCTCGTAGGATCAGACGATGGCACCCGCTGA
- a CDS encoding 5-oxoprolinase subunit PxpA, protein MTTIDLNSDLGEGFGAWSMGDDGAMLDLVSSANVACGFHAGDPTIMLDTCRTAAERGVAVGAHVAYRDLAGFGRRPVHVTPEELYAEVVHQLGALVATARVAGTAVTYVKPHGALYNTACSDPVQAEAVTRAVADVDPTLAVLALPGSELLLAASRHGLRAVSEVFADRAYEPDGSLVSRSTPGAVLHDAASVAARVLRMVTDGVVTAVDGSDVPVRADSVCVHGDSPDAVAMAQAIRALLTEQGVTIAAFAPAAPAAPVAPVAPVAPAAPAAP, encoded by the coding sequence GTGACGACGATCGACCTCAACAGCGACCTCGGTGAGGGCTTCGGCGCCTGGAGCATGGGCGACGACGGAGCGATGCTCGACCTCGTGTCCTCCGCGAACGTCGCCTGCGGCTTCCACGCCGGCGACCCGACGATCATGCTCGACACCTGCCGCACCGCGGCCGAGCGGGGCGTCGCCGTCGGCGCGCACGTGGCGTACCGCGACCTCGCGGGCTTCGGCCGCCGTCCTGTGCACGTCACCCCGGAGGAGCTCTACGCCGAGGTCGTGCACCAGCTCGGCGCCCTCGTCGCCACCGCCCGCGTCGCCGGGACCGCGGTGACGTACGTGAAGCCGCACGGGGCCCTGTACAACACGGCGTGCTCGGACCCGGTGCAGGCCGAGGCGGTGACCCGCGCGGTCGCGGACGTCGACCCGACCCTGGCGGTCCTCGCCCTGCCCGGCTCCGAACTGCTGCTCGCCGCCTCGCGCCACGGCCTCCGCGCGGTGTCCGAGGTCTTCGCGGACCGCGCCTACGAACCGGACGGCTCGCTCGTCTCGCGGAGCACCCCGGGGGCGGTGCTGCACGACGCAGCGTCCGTTGCTGCTCGGGTGCTCCGGATGGTGACCGACGGCGTGGTGACGGCGGTCGACGGGTCGGACGTGCCGGTGCGGGCGGACTCCGTCTGCGTGCACGGGGACTCCCCCGACGCGGTGGCGATGGCGCAGGCGATCCGGGCGCTGCTGACGGAACAGGGCGTGACGATCGCCGCGTTCGCGCCGGCCGCGCCGGCCGCGCCTGTCGCGCCTGTTGCGCCTGTTGCGCCTGCTGCGCCGGCTGCGCCGTGA
- a CDS encoding response regulator transcription factor yields MIRVLVADDQPLVRAGVSALLGAEPDIEVVGVAADGGEALALARSTRPDVACLDIRMPVRNGIEVARELCAPDADPAVPVLMLTTFDLDDLVFGALEAGASGFLLKDAEPDVIVHAVRQVAAGNGTIDQSLTRRVLREFVSRRSLQPVTGDRVDGVLTARERDVLMLLAQGMSNEDIAAALVVEVSTVKSHLARMLPKLGVRSRLQAVVWAYQNRIVAVPGADEVPAD; encoded by the coding sequence GTGATCCGCGTGCTGGTGGCGGACGACCAGCCCCTCGTCCGAGCGGGCGTGTCCGCCCTTCTCGGGGCAGAGCCCGACATCGAGGTGGTCGGCGTCGCCGCCGACGGCGGCGAGGCGCTCGCCCTGGCGCGGAGCACCCGGCCCGACGTGGCGTGCCTCGACATCCGGATGCCGGTCCGGAACGGGATCGAGGTGGCTCGGGAGCTCTGCGCACCCGACGCCGACCCCGCGGTGCCGGTGCTCATGCTGACGACGTTCGACCTCGACGACCTGGTGTTCGGCGCGCTCGAGGCGGGGGCCTCCGGGTTCCTCCTTAAGGACGCCGAGCCGGACGTCATCGTCCACGCCGTCCGGCAGGTCGCGGCGGGCAACGGGACGATCGACCAGTCGCTGACCCGACGGGTCCTCCGCGAGTTCGTGTCCCGCCGGAGCCTGCAGCCGGTGACGGGCGACCGGGTGGACGGGGTGCTGACCGCGCGGGAGCGGGACGTCCTCATGCTGCTGGCGCAGGGGATGTCGAACGAGGACATCGCCGCGGCGCTCGTCGTCGAGGTCTCCACGGTGAAGTCGCACCTGGCGCGGATGCTGCCGAAGCTCGGGGTGCGCTCCCGGTTGCAGGCGGTGGTGTGGGCGTACCAGAACCGCATCGTCGCGGTGCCGGGCGCCGACGAGGTGCCGGCCGACTGA
- a CDS encoding dihydrofolate reductase family protein — MTDTTCHMSISLDGFVAGPDQSRDQPLGLRGGELHTWHMPGADVTDADRTATGWLMRPRGAYVMGRNMFGPVRGEWDEDWRGWWGSEPPYHAPVYVLTHHAHEPIELEGGTTFHFVTDGFDAAYALASEAAAAGVGGVDIAGGASTVRQALVAGVVDELTIDIAPVLLGSGERIFDADVAGTAPFDFEPVEVLHSPLSTHIRYRRRA, encoded by the coding sequence ATGACGGACACCACGTGCCACATGTCGATCTCCCTCGACGGGTTCGTCGCCGGACCGGACCAGAGCCGCGACCAGCCCCTCGGCCTCCGCGGCGGCGAGCTGCACACGTGGCACATGCCCGGCGCCGACGTCACCGACGCGGACCGCACGGCGACCGGCTGGCTGATGCGACCGCGCGGCGCCTACGTGATGGGCCGGAACATGTTCGGGCCCGTCCGCGGCGAGTGGGACGAGGACTGGCGGGGCTGGTGGGGGAGCGAACCGCCGTACCACGCGCCCGTCTACGTGCTCACCCACCACGCGCACGAGCCGATCGAGCTCGAGGGCGGCACGACGTTCCACTTCGTCACGGACGGGTTCGACGCGGCGTACGCGCTGGCGTCCGAAGCCGCCGCGGCCGGGGTCGGCGGCGTGGACATCGCGGGCGGGGCCTCCACCGTGCGGCAGGCGCTCGTCGCGGGCGTCGTCGACGAGTTGACGATCGACATCGCGCCGGTGCTGCTCGGCTCCGGCGAGCGGATCTTCGACGCCGACGTCGCGGGCACGGCTCCGTTCGACTTCGAGCCGGTCGAGGTGCTGCACTCCCCGCTGTCGACCCACATCCGGTACCGCCGCCGGGCCTGA
- a CDS encoding NmrA family NAD(P)-binding protein: MTTTVLVAGATGDLGGRIVRALRQHDTSVRVLTRSADNPAAARLAADDGVEVVAADYGDHAALTAALAGVEVVVSAVSGTRPVIVDAQRALLAAAVDAGVRRFIPSDYASDYRSITPGTNRNFELRREFAADVDAAPIRATSILNGAFADMLTGQAPLILFDRRRVLYWSSADQLLDFTTKDDVARTTARVALDPRAPRVVEVAGDRVTSRSIADTMSQLTGTPFRLQWAGTAGTLSTMARVGRRLSKAGDDEPFPAWQGMQYFVSMFSGEAELRHVDNDRYGVDEWTTVRDVLAAHLGSRQD; this comes from the coding sequence ATGACCACCACCGTCCTCGTCGCCGGCGCCACCGGAGACCTCGGCGGACGCATCGTCCGCGCCCTCCGGCAGCACGACACCAGCGTCCGCGTCCTCACCCGTTCCGCCGACAACCCCGCTGCGGCCCGGCTCGCCGCCGACGACGGCGTCGAGGTGGTGGCGGCCGACTACGGCGACCACGCGGCTCTCACGGCGGCACTCGCCGGCGTCGAGGTCGTGGTGTCCGCGGTCAGCGGGACCCGCCCGGTGATCGTCGATGCGCAGCGCGCCCTGCTCGCGGCCGCGGTCGACGCCGGCGTCCGGCGGTTCATCCCGTCCGACTACGCCTCCGACTACCGATCGATCACCCCCGGGACGAACCGCAACTTCGAGCTGCGCCGCGAGTTCGCCGCCGACGTCGACGCGGCCCCGATCCGTGCGACCTCGATCCTCAACGGCGCGTTCGCCGACATGTTGACCGGGCAGGCGCCCCTCATCCTGTTCGACCGGCGACGCGTGCTCTACTGGTCGTCGGCCGACCAGCTGCTCGACTTCACCACGAAGGACGACGTCGCCCGGACCACCGCCCGCGTCGCCCTCGACCCCCGGGCACCCCGTGTCGTCGAGGTCGCGGGGGACCGGGTGACCTCGCGGAGCATCGCCGACACCATGTCGCAGCTGACCGGCACCCCGTTCCGGCTGCAATGGGCCGGCACCGCGGGCACACTCTCCACGATGGCCCGGGTCGGACGTCGGCTGTCGAAGGCGGGGGATGACGAGCCGTTCCCCGCGTGGCAGGGTATGCAGTACTTCGTCAGCATGTTCAGCGGCGAGGCCGAGCTGCGCCACGTCGACAACGACCGGTACGGCGTCGACGAGTGGACGACCGTGCGCGACGTGCTCGCGGCGCACCTCGGCAGCCGACAGGACTGA
- a CDS encoding N-acetylglutaminylglutamine amidotransferase, whose product MCGLAADVRFDGGRADVGAVQRMAACMEDRGPDGGRVWDGGWAVLGHRRLSVIDLSDRAAQPMTSGVQDVTMVFNGCVYNHEELRHELASDYPFRTTSDSEVILAAYARWGEAFVDHLVGMFAVVLVDRTGERVVLARDRLGIKPLYLSPVDGGVRIASTLPALLAAGGVDTALDPVALHHYFSWHSIVPAPRTILRGVQKLPAGTVRVIDRSGTTDRVYWSPTYERDERHADWDARDWEDAIEDALRVAVRRRLVADVPVGVLLSGGLDSSLLVALLAEEGTGTTSTYSIGFDDAGGEQGDEFAFSDVVADRFATDHTRIHVPSSALPGALLDSVDAMTEPMATQDVAAFHVLSQRVAESRRVVQSGQGADEVFAGYAYHRPAVDVPRGRAADVFARSFVDPAASSHALLEPGLLPATDVSHVFLQDSLGAAGAETALDAVLRFDTHVLMVDDPVKRVDSMTMAAGLEARVPFLDQDLVALAAACPPELKAADGGKGVLKAIGRRLLPAEVVDRPKGYFPVPAVRNLDDDVFAVARDALLAPEAQARGLVRPEARLALLEDPTRYRTRVGGTVLWLVAVLELWLQRQGIR is encoded by the coding sequence ATGTGTGGACTGGCCGCGGACGTACGGTTCGACGGAGGCCGAGCAGACGTCGGAGCCGTGCAGCGGATGGCGGCGTGCATGGAGGACCGCGGCCCGGACGGCGGCCGTGTGTGGGACGGGGGCTGGGCGGTCCTCGGACACCGTCGGCTCAGCGTCATCGACCTCTCGGACCGGGCCGCGCAACCGATGACCTCGGGCGTGCAGGACGTCACGATGGTCTTCAACGGCTGCGTCTACAACCACGAGGAGCTCCGACACGAGCTGGCGTCGGACTACCCGTTCCGGACGACCAGCGACAGCGAGGTGATCCTCGCCGCCTACGCCCGCTGGGGTGAGGCGTTCGTCGACCACCTCGTCGGCATGTTCGCCGTCGTCCTCGTCGACCGCACCGGCGAGCGCGTCGTCCTCGCGCGGGACCGGCTCGGCATCAAGCCGCTCTACCTGTCCCCGGTCGACGGCGGCGTGCGGATCGCGTCGACGCTGCCCGCACTCCTCGCGGCCGGGGGAGTCGACACCGCGCTGGACCCGGTCGCACTGCACCACTACTTCAGCTGGCACTCCATCGTCCCCGCACCGCGGACCATCCTGCGCGGCGTGCAGAAGCTGCCGGCCGGAACCGTCCGGGTCATCGACCGGTCCGGGACGACCGACCGCGTCTACTGGTCGCCCACCTACGAGCGCGACGAGCGTCACGCCGACTGGGACGCGCGCGACTGGGAGGACGCGATCGAGGACGCACTCCGGGTCGCGGTCCGCCGCCGTCTCGTCGCGGACGTCCCCGTCGGGGTGCTGCTGTCCGGCGGACTGGACTCGAGCCTCCTCGTCGCGCTCCTCGCCGAGGAGGGCACCGGGACCACCAGCACCTACAGCATCGGGTTCGACGACGCCGGGGGTGAGCAGGGCGACGAGTTCGCGTTCTCGGACGTCGTCGCCGACCGCTTCGCGACCGACCACACGCGTATCCACGTCCCGTCGTCCGCCCTGCCCGGTGCGCTCCTCGACTCCGTCGACGCGATGACCGAGCCGATGGCCACCCAGGACGTGGCGGCGTTCCACGTGCTCTCACAACGGGTGGCCGAGAGCCGACGCGTCGTGCAGTCCGGCCAGGGAGCGGACGAGGTCTTCGCCGGCTACGCCTACCACCGGCCCGCGGTCGACGTCCCACGCGGTCGGGCCGCCGACGTGTTCGCGCGGTCGTTCGTCGACCCGGCGGCGTCCTCGCACGCGCTGCTCGAGCCCGGCCTCCTGCCGGCGACCGACGTCAGTCACGTGTTCCTGCAGGACAGCCTCGGCGCCGCGGGCGCCGAGACCGCCCTCGACGCGGTGCTCCGCTTCGACACGCACGTCCTCATGGTGGACGACCCGGTGAAGCGGGTGGACAGCATGACGATGGCAGCGGGCCTGGAGGCGCGGGTCCCCTTCCTCGACCAGGACCTCGTCGCACTGGCGGCCGCCTGCCCGCCCGAGCTGAAGGCCGCCGACGGTGGGAAGGGGGTGCTGAAGGCGATCGGTCGCCGGCTGCTGCCGGCCGAGGTCGTGGACCGTCCGAAGGGGTACTTCCCGGTGCCCGCCGTCCGGAACCTCGACGACGACGTCTTCGCCGTCGCGCGGGACGCGCTCCTCGCGCCCGAGGCGCAGGCACGGGGACTCGTCCGGCCGGAGGCCCGCCTCGCCCTGCTCGAGGACCCGACGCGCTACCGGACCCGCGTCGGCGGCACGGTGCTCTGGCTCGTCGCCGTGCTCGAGCTCTGGCTGCAGCGACAGGGGATCCGCTGA
- a CDS encoding amidase: protein MFELHHLAAQELWDWIRRGDATALEVTDHYLARIERLDPALGAFVTVTAGAARDRAEHLGDRVPTSRPLWGLPSADKDLYDRAGVPTRNGTTSLPELPAPADHPLVAALAAAGAVSLGKTASPEFGMSSSSETRFGVTRNPYDTTRAPGGSSSGAAVAVAAGLLPAAVGSDGGGSVRIPAAATGLVGLKPSRGRVPSMPGRSGVGGLSVAGPLTRNVADAGMLLDALVAPTGLPEPHPYALVTPGVGEGPFTAAAVRGEGRFVVGLLDGSPWDDTVDVVVDPAARAAVETAVRVLGEVGHGVEDVAMPRAPYAAAFRVAWESSAARLPMVPGIDLSALTPLVSWLVSRGQALTGTQVLDAMTALDTFSAALIGAFDRFDAVLTPTLALTPRPLGWYGDDPEEDFRRQCAYSPWTSMANVSGLPAITLPVGVTEDGHPDGAGLPMGVQLIGRPGGERVLLAIGAQLERRLRWQRRHPPMW from the coding sequence GTGTTCGAACTCCACCACCTCGCCGCACAGGAACTCTGGGACTGGATCCGCCGCGGCGACGCGACCGCGCTCGAGGTGACCGACCACTACCTGGCCCGCATCGAGCGCCTCGACCCGGCGCTCGGCGCCTTCGTGACCGTGACGGCGGGGGCCGCACGCGACCGGGCCGAGCACCTCGGCGACCGGGTGCCGACGTCGAGACCGTTGTGGGGCCTCCCGTCCGCCGACAAGGACCTGTACGACCGTGCCGGGGTCCCCACGCGCAACGGCACCACCTCGTTGCCCGAGCTGCCGGCACCCGCCGACCACCCGCTCGTCGCCGCGCTCGCCGCAGCCGGTGCCGTCAGCCTCGGCAAGACGGCGTCGCCGGAGTTCGGGATGTCCTCGTCGTCGGAGACCCGCTTCGGTGTGACCCGCAACCCGTACGACACGACCCGGGCGCCCGGCGGTTCGTCGAGCGGTGCCGCGGTCGCCGTCGCCGCCGGACTCCTGCCCGCCGCGGTCGGCTCCGACGGCGGCGGCTCGGTGCGGATCCCCGCCGCGGCGACCGGGCTCGTCGGGCTCAAGCCCAGCCGTGGCCGCGTGCCGTCGATGCCCGGCCGGTCCGGTGTCGGCGGGCTGAGCGTCGCCGGCCCCCTCACCCGCAACGTCGCCGACGCCGGCATGCTGCTCGACGCGCTCGTGGCACCGACCGGGCTGCCGGAACCGCACCCGTACGCGCTCGTCACGCCCGGTGTCGGCGAGGGCCCGTTCACCGCCGCGGCCGTCCGGGGCGAGGGCCGTTTCGTCGTCGGGCTGTTGGACGGGTCGCCGTGGGACGACACCGTCGACGTCGTCGTCGACCCCGCGGCCCGGGCAGCCGTCGAGACCGCCGTGCGGGTGCTCGGCGAGGTCGGTCACGGCGTCGAGGACGTCGCGATGCCCCGCGCGCCGTACGCTGCCGCCTTCCGGGTGGCGTGGGAGTCGAGTGCGGCGCGGCTGCCGATGGTGCCCGGGATCGACCTGTCGGCGCTCACGCCGCTGGTGTCCTGGTTGGTCTCCCGCGGACAGGCACTGACCGGCACGCAGGTGCTCGACGCGATGACCGCGCTCGACACGTTCTCGGCCGCGCTCATCGGCGCGTTCGACCGGTTCGACGCCGTCCTGACGCCGACGCTGGCGCTCACCCCGCGGCCGCTCGGCTGGTACGGCGACGACCCGGAGGAGGACTTCCGCCGCCAGTGCGCCTACTCGCCGTGGACGTCGATGGCGAACGTGTCGGGCCTCCCGGCGATCACGCTGCCCGTCGGCGTGACGGAGGACGGCCACCCCGACGGCGCCGGTCTGCCGATGGGCGTGCAGCTCATCGGGCGGCCCGGCGGGGAGCGCGTGCTGCTGGCGATCGGCGCGCAGCTCGAGCGACGCCTGCGGTGGCAGCGCCGGCATCCGCCGATGTGGTGA